The following nucleotide sequence is from Zea mays cultivar B73 chromosome 1, Zm-B73-REFERENCE-NAM-5.0, whole genome shotgun sequence.
caagggattctgctaccgaacaagtcttaacactcgaaacgagaggaaagaaaacacagctttataatccgacattaaaatgtttaggcctcagtggccgcaaaaaacatacgcatacttagaaactgttcctgcaggctcagacatcgacagggggaggagcagcacgctcggcgtcatttccaccctcggcaaaatctggcccggcctcggacggcgacacgagcggaaggatctccacctcgaaggaggaagccagcgccgcactCGAGCCCttgacagccgcgtcaagcctctggacctcggctaaggcagcctcctcttcgtcgggtaagcagtacccctcgctaacctgctccagatccacgtcgtagtgggaggagagcacggcgaaggcccgcctaacgtcgtggtgcagcgccccgcggagtctgttgcgcacatggccacccaaggcccatagatgactctggggggagctacccaagGAGACACCGCcgaggccaaaggcctggcaaaaggccgagatagcctcggacatggccacatggtcggcctccttctgctcagccgcctcgacaagcgccttgcagttcttgacggactcgctAAGAGCCATCTCGAATCCTACAGACAACTGGACAAAATTCTTCAGacgcaagaagaagaatggagacataaacaaagtcacagagcgggcaaaacatacctccggcccgggcacgctgctgcgaGGCCTCGGCTtcggcggactgggcagacccgacgaccacggccagaccctccacaagggtcctggcccgagcggtcgcctcgaGTCTAAGAAGGAGGAAGCCCCCTCTGTGCTGAAatctttcctcggaaaagttttccgccaaaacgactttcgtgccttttgactgcgtcgatagcagaatcctaatgacgagcgagagagaccttgaacggcaaggccgaccgagccgagggactcctacgcctccgggatacggatacctcactcgtcaccttccgcgaaaggtagctcacgctcggataagtgattcttctaccgacgaacaagtcctaatgttcgaaacaagaggaaataaacacgactttatacccaaatgtttaggcctcagcagccacaaagaacaaacacacgtacttggggtaacaatggtacctagacttagacgtcggcagcgcccttggcggttgtcccgacctacagcagatgtcttagtacttaaagctattacatcttgctctcaagagggtaccattacaaacgggactccgggtccattcccgcaggaatgaacaacctccacaccaggaggcctgcgggataacaaactccaggtggctcgccagcGAGCGctgcaccagcagcgcgacagcgacctccgcctcgggcggctagacaacagcagcgatggcctcagggcaaacacTACTGCTGAAAGGGCCTTGTTCACATCCCCTCACGGGGgaagagaaccagccattaaagccaaggagccggaggtccggagcgcaggtggcactgacggtctcgtcgacAGAAGCAACCACCGCTGCGGTGGGAAGCCTCATCAGCGGCGGCCACCACTTCAGCACCGGTGACAGCAGTCACCTGCGCACGGCACGACCGTCGCCCGGGTGGAGGACGGACAGCTGCACCCTGACCAGGCAGCAGCAGtttgccttcccccgcatggctggaggacgcctcctccgcagggcTAGAGGATGCCCTTCTTCCCCGAATGGTGGAAGAAGAAGCGGGTCATCGGCCCACGCGGGAGGCAGGACCCAACTCggcgcgccctcctccccagctcggatgatgaacatccttgaagctgagggcggggcagaggccacaacccggcttgcttcaccccaccacaaggctggtgatcatccctacggatgaccattggtgagggactgcagccgggctgcatgatgaaaatccttgaagccgagcggtgattgaagagcgccaacccccatggGGTCGCGCTCCTCAAGCAGCAGCAAAAAGAAGGCAAcgcaggtgcaccccatctgggggctcggaaggtggaagggcacgatgaatgcgaggagtgcgaaggcatggctactgcccgggggatcaatccctttttaaaggcatatctcctcactcgcacccccaagcgtcacgggcaaagtctccaccgacgtgctccagggttcccaccctacgacacgggggctgggtcccacacgtcatgcgagctgACCCAAAACGCAAAAAAGGCAAACCACCGCAcgcgaagcatgtaaccgccccgcggttataagcattcccccatcctcgccgaaaccagcggtcgaaagggcggaccgccatgcaggaagCACGCAACCGCACCAcagttgtgcaccctttcggcttcgtcgcatccagggtccagcatggaggcccgggcccacatgtcatgtaaccgacgCGCGCCGGCtactacgtgcaaggaaaccgcactgCCACTCGCGCCAATGTCGCGTCTCCTCGACTGCAAAACCAGtgtcgcgactcgaggcagccctgcgcgtgacccaatagtgccaattgagtgcaaagatcacgggtcagtcagccgtggggatAGGCACGACGGTTGATATGACCAGAGGCGGGCCGGCAGTCATTGCAGCAAcagacgggcggaagcagcggtccaatcacctacaggctcgcatcctctcccgaaacggcaggggagccctctcccgtggagtaaagacgacgcgcccgtcttccgttcctcgaacggctcgcgcacgagcAACAGATGCcctgcgaatcgcccgtcccgtcgcattaactccttggcagggcaagcgacacctccggcaggagaagcgggtgttgtttcacctccgtcatgatggtcgtgtcaaaaaaggtgcaccacattatttaaattcatttccttttcctctctctctctctctcttgccacagggaccgggaaaagggatattccgaaaaggatccttatcagcgaaggaaatgggccccgagccctcctactgataagGGGTTTGAAGGTTGTGCCCttcggggttcggcaaccgccccagagcactcgggctccgagcccatgactgatcaggggttcgaaggctggcccctcggaagggttcgagagccgccctagagcacgcaggtcagggatgaccctgggtacgtccgttacatggctgaggctcgggctacgctcccgaggtaccctaggacatttccgagaccagcgggaacgatttgtaacagaatcccactggagggaggcatcaagccctcggaccctatcgaatgggtccaggTCTAGCAAATCACctataggtacttttggagcgcacctctgggccactagccgacccttatcgaacggggctcgggcgtccactcggatcacccgttagcaactcactggaaacaccgcgttcggtgccctccgagggtaacacggcgctttcccccttcctccttgcggaaaggcgacgaaggggcgtacaataaaagtcgagacgatccttgatcgtcctctcgctccgtgcagaggctcgggggctgctctcgcaccaggctacggccgaaccgttgaccacgtcaacaaaccagcgtgaaaactcggagcctgaccatgcacccgggctacagccaggccgcatgagggaacaacaaggccgaccgaggcatcgcaaaaagaattaagacctcagaggagtcaaaccactcctccgaggcctcgggggctacacctgacgggtgcgctcgcgcgcacccatcggtacCAAACACGACCGGAAGAggccagtccccttgcaaaaatctggcagaacctccaagcgagtgcccgcactccctttgaggctcgggggctactgtcaggtaccataattagaggtacccccaatactcctaaacgtGGCCGGGAAACATCTTCAAAACAAACCATAAAcagctgataaagcgcggttcaagtcaaggccacgactaccaagggacgcgacctcatccgagcccagcctcggcctcaaatgggaacagtagtcccgggcggattcacgcctcgcacgagggcctcctcaggcagtgagcgcaccctcggctcgcctgaagcccagcttgggcagactttgtcgtgcagcgacctcggccggatcgccctcccaaccgaccgtatcgcatgcgcatttaatgcggggatcgcctgacaccttatcctgacacgcgtgcctcagtcggcaaggtcgaagtgaccgcagtcacttcacccctttactgaccgttctgacaggaaaacagcactgttcgccctgttccgactgctgtgccaaccaccagggtaaaactgagtcacgatcttccacgagttcggcctcgggcgcaacagggagctccgcctcgcccgacctccggcctcggcctcagcctcggcctcgggagaaggtctccgcctcgctcgaccctaggcctcggcctcggcctcagcctcagcctcggcctcgggaggagtcacatcctcgcccgacctcggcctaggcctcaggagaagtatccgcctcgcccgacctcagcctcggaccgactacgccacaggggatgcatcattgccctactcctagctagctgcctcaggctatgaaggaacaagaccggtgtcccatctaaggttactccggcaacaggtaatgatggttccccgcgcgcgcccatgacgtcggttgctctcaaaccccatacggaagcaagcaaacgtcagcaggatccatgccgcaccgtcagctatgcttctacagggctcaaggcacttctccgacggccacgttagctcttgtacagggctcaaggcgcttctccaccagccacgttagcacatagctacacccccattgtacagctgggcatctccttgtatctataaaaggggatgtccagggcccccCTAAAGGGGGGCACGTCGAGACACAGAGGTGGAGATTCACGTTGGCACACAGACACGTTCATGTGGACACACGTTGACAACGaggcctctctctctcgctctcgccctcgctctctcgcgacgcttgtaacccctactacgagcaccccggtgcaggaTAACATAAGACTCATTTCTCtcgtgtgttccatcttgcatcaacccatctgggcaggggcacacagcaacaaatttactggttggttgacggacctcgcgggtccgaaacgccgacacatagtATCATGCTGAAACCAAGATTTGGATCGATAGTGCGATTCTGTTGACGTGAATTATGGTTAACACATAGTAATTAGATGGTTAACAGAACCTATAAGGAGTTAGATGGTTGACACAACTGTTAGATGGTTAACACAACCTATCTTCATTATAAGATTTGGATGGTAGTGTGATTCTGTTGACCTGATTTATGGTTAACACACAGTATGGTTAATGGTTAATACTTAATAGTATGGTCAACATACAACTAAGAGGTAAGGAGTTAGACTCACTAAAACTAATAATTTGATGTCAGTAGCAAGAGGTTTTCAAACAGTCTAGTTAATAGCCTAGCTAATAATTGGCTATATCTCTTCATTGATTTATTAGTTAGCCCAACCTAGCTAATAACTAGCTAAAGATATAGTTGTCTCTCCTTAACTTCATTAGAGAAAGTGTTATAGCATATGTAGATTTTGAAATGTGTGGTACTCATTAGAACTATATGCCAATTTCAAGTATCTATTTGTCTCAATAAATGGTAAAGAAGAACAAGGAAATGAACAGGTTCGGTGACATCATTACAATGGCTTTGTTCAACACGAGAGGATGACCAAGTTGGATATGATATTTATGTTTATAAATTATTTTATGACTTGAAATTTTTTGTGTGACTTTATTTTTTAGCAAAGTCAATTTAGTTTCGGCTTCAAAAAATATTTTCGTGTTGCACTAAAAATACATGGCAATAAAGAAATGGAAATCAGGGCTTCCAAGCAACTCTCAACTAATAGTCAGTTAACTAATAATTAGCCTAGCAACTTACTAACATGCTAACTATTAGCCCTAGTAGATTCAAACATGGCCTTAGATGGTTAACACACAACCCATCTTCATTACATGAGCTAAGGAGTTAAATATAGCTAAGAAATTAAATTACTCGATGAGATAAGGAGGTAGATGGTTGACACACAACCTATTTTTATTACAAGAGGTAAGGAGATAAGGAGTTAAATCACTCAATAAGGTGAGGAGTTAGATGGTTAACACACAACCGGTTTTTATTAAGGAGGCAAGGAGTTAGATGGTTAACACACACACCCCATCTTCATTGTAGAAGGTAAGGAGTTAGATGATTAACCCACAAGCCATCTTCGTTATAGGATCTAGATTGGCATTGTGTTGTTGACATTGTTGCACATAGGTAAGGAGTTAGATCATTCGACGAGGTAAAAAGTTAGATGGTTAACACATGTAAGGAGTCAGGTCACTCGATGAGATGATGTAAGGAGTTAGATGGTTAACTCATACGGTAAGGAGTTAGATCGCTCGATGAGGTAAGAGGAGTCATATTGTTTGATGAGATGACATAAGAGTTATAAGGTTAACACACAAATAAGGAGTTAAAATTATCGATATCATTGAATTGTTCACAAAAAATGCACCAGATTTAAACTGCACATACTAGCGCTGATGCTCTATGAGAATAGAATACATTTTCGGGTTGCATATATGAGTGTTGGATGATATACCACCGATGGACAACCGTGGTGTGCTCAAGAACAACTATGTTAGGACACCACATGCGTCATAACTAGGGTTATTTAACTAGGTTAACTAACAACGATCTTGAACAACGTCACATGTTTCCTCCTGAACTCCCAAATATCAGAGTCTGTTTGATTAGATTGTGTTTGGTTGGGTTGTGAATGCAAAAAAAATGTCGTAGACTGTGAGCTATAAAAAATATATGGGTTGTGAGTTGTAAAAAATAACCCGAAAGTCATGGAATTTGTTGTGGTTGTGCGAGTAACTGATGAGCGGACGCTGCCACTGTCGATTGGTGATGGAAAAGAATGAAGTAGATTTTTTCACTTTATCAGTGGCAAGCGGGTAATATTTATAATTTCACCCAAAAACCACTAAAAGTAGATCTAGACATGCTTTCAATTTTTCACTCCGAGAAAGTCGGTTTTGAGAAAAAAGTTGTTGACTAAAAAAATAGTTACAGTCAAGACATCTAAAAATAGTGATATGTTGGTCAATTTCGTATTTGAGCTTAACAAGGAACTAACAAAGGTTTTAAAATGGGCATATTTAGGGGTTAATGTCCATTCACGAGGGAGATTTTCCAGACAACGGAGTAGTGGACATCTTCTTAAAACGATTTGTACAAACAAGGAAAAAACGGTGTTCTTTATTGTGACAGCCAAATACAAGCAATAATACAAATGCGACGCCCAATTATCTATACTCGACAATGCTCAACCAATGCGGAACAGTGACACCACAAATCCTGAATGTCGAATGTCTGGATCCCCAACGCCGTGGGCAACAGAGCTAGAGGAGCCAAGATTGTCACGCGGCCGAGATGCCGTAGACAGTAACAGCCGCAAATGCCAGCACCAGGCTCACCGCCCCCCGGGTCGACGCGGCGCCGGACGTCAGGAACGGGGCCGTCGGCGTCGCCTTCGATCCAGTGCCGGTTCCTGCATCGGTTCGTGTCGTGTAAGAGAGAAGCCGTGGACAGCTGAACCGTATGATGATTGATGAGCACAGTTGTTCGTCGCCTTACCTGCGGTCGCTGGTACGCCAGCCGACGGCGTGGCCGGCGTCGCAGCGCCCGGAGCGCTGCCGCCGCCAGCAGCTGCCAAAGCAAGGAATGCGGTCAATTAGCACGCCTCAACAAAAAGGACTGTAGGAGTATGCAAGAATCACGTCGCTCGGCAGCCGGCACCACCAGCAGCAGCTCTGCACTGCACCGGTGGGGTCCTGTCGAGTGGAGCACTTACAGTTGCACTTGCTCGCCGGCGGGGTCTTGACGTTGCACGCCTGGGGGAGCTGGAGCGCGCGCGTCTTGTCGACGGTGACACCGCCGAGGGACGAGGAGTCGCCGCTGAGCGCGGCGCAGAGGCACTGCGGGTTGGTCTGCACGACGCTGGCGAGCTGCGAGCAGCACGAGGACGGCGGCGCCGACACGTTGCCGCTGATGTAGTTGAGGCACGGGTACAGGCTGATCAGCGTGGTCGTGCACCCGGACTGCGCCGACGCCGAGGCCACCAGCGCCGCCGCCACGGCGGCCGCCAGGAGCCACGCCACGCCCGACGCTCCTGctcttgctgctgctgccgccgccattTCTCTCCACGCGTCGATCGTTAACGCGAGAGCCGAGAGGGCAGGCCTCCCCGAGGTCTCGGACAGGAAGCTGAACTGCCGGTTCGTGTTGTTTGGATTCGTGTGCTTGAGTTGTGTTCTTTGGATTTGTGTTGATGAGGTTTTTATAGGACTGGTTCGTTTGGGAAGTTGGATGGGTTAGTTAACTTTGGTGATCTGCCGCTTCCTAATCTGACTGGGAAATCATCTTTTTCTCTTCGACTGGTGCAGGAGTGGACGAGTGGTTACGAGATCGATAGTACTTAATTCGGGGAATCTGCTGAAAAATTGGTGCTCTGAATTTCAACCTGACGCTGGCCCTTGCCGTGTTAGGTGATGCAAGCAACTGTATAAGCAACAATTCTGGTCACTGTGAGCACGACGGTTGACCAGCACACCCGTTTCGAATTTTTTTCATCCTGGATACTACTACTTCCACTGAATATAGAAATAAATCATGATATTCATATTTGACTACTTTTGATTAAAATGATGAATGGTACTAATTATTTCTTTTAGGGCAGTTTAGCAATCTTATTTTTCTTAAAGATTTTTCATTTTCTTAagagaaaaatgaactaatttctcttgaTAAAATAAAAATTTATTGAAAAAATAGGGTTGCTAAACTAGCCCTTAAAATATTAAATGATGCTACCAAACTCATAACCGGAAGAAATTTCTAATGATTATAATAACATTATAAAAAAAAGAGTCCGAGTTCAGTTTTGATTTCGAGACAGCATACGGTTGACAACTATACTCTTGTTTTGAAATAAACAGGATATTTATTAACTGCAAAACACCCCGATACAAAAAAGAAAGCTTCCACGTAAATATAAAAATATTCTTTTGATTTATGGACAACCAATTTGCATACGACGCAATAATATAGGCACGCATCTTAGCCATTCTATTGCATTTATAATCTTCGCATATAGGCGATTTAGAGTGTGTTTGGTTAAATGTTTATGGAGAAGGATGGAGGGAAAGACTATAGTTTTTATAATGTTTGGATGAGATTCACGTAGGAGCAAGATAAACTCCTGAGTAGTTTTTGGTGGCGGCGTGATCCAAAAAAAATTGAATGGACCATGTCGCCCCGTCTTATCCTACTTTGACATCAAACTAAACACGTTCTTAATCTTCAAAACATGAGTTCTGTTCATGTTACCCTTAATAAAACAGTTCCAGGTATAGTCGTGTAGTTGTACTTGTTAAACTGTGAATATGGAAACGTACAAATGTGCACTATTATTATGTGTTCCTTTGTTCTAAGGGGGCTGCTAAGCCGCCATCCATCCAGTAAACATTGACGCCTACCCATATTATGTTGTTGTTCAACTACCCTAATGGCTTTTACCAAATCGTTAGGCTATCTCCAGTTCTCCACCAGTTTTTCTATCTTATTCTCTACCTCATCTTCTATTTCAAATTTCACTTCGTGAACATTTCTATCTACACAAACAGTATTTTACACGACCATATGCAGGGCCGTGCCGGTAAAATTTGAGGCCCTGTACAAATTCTGAAATGAGGCCTCTTTTATTAGTCAAGGTTATTTATCGTCGGTGAACGAAACGTCATACTGCACGTATATAGGCTGTGCTCACGTCTCACAGTCATAAAATAGACGCATGAGTAAAGAATTAGAGACTAAGAACAACTCCAAAAGACTCTGTATTCTttctgttggtgacttgttctcaaatgcttcgaattaagaacaaggcaacataaaaagtgttacacattaaagtccttcgtccttcgaaacattatgtcccttcgggaaataatgatttaggacgaaggtcatcatAGACATACCTTCGGGAATATAATAAGTAAtgccgaaggattcatataaagcatgaaatataaacatcaacataaaatcatttctattttattaacatggagaaatagaaatgattttaaattacaaatgtacctttggtcctgagagaaggtaaaaagtacaagcgtgacgcaaaagccaatgccaagtccgcgtgaacagtacgggagtactgttcatctatttatagacgcgggacgcagcccacgtaaaattacatccatgtccattacatttgttaacggcttatggaaatctatcgaggcccccgaagtcttttcatctttaagtcggttcccccttctgccatcgcgccgaagcttccctgcgcacagcttcggctacactcgaccttcgtctggttcaggcttcgtcctggccgtgctccatattcataattctggatccgaaaatacctgttcacataatccactcggaaaacattgtcaaatcatgtttttgaggaccttcggaggacgaaggcccccaacagtagcccctcgcaatattaatttgtaaataataaa
It contains:
- the LOC100286065 gene encoding uncharacterized LOC100286065 precursor (The RefSeq protein has 7 substitutions compared to this genomic sequence), producing the protein MAAAAATRAGAWGVAWLLAATVAAALLASASAQSGCTTTLISLYPCLNYISGNVSAPPSSCCSQLASVVQTNPQCLCAALSGDSSSLGGVTVDKTRALQLPQACNVKTPPASKCNSAGGGSAPGAATPATPSAGVPSTAGTGTGSKATPTAPFLTSGAASTRGAVSLVLAFATVAVYGISAA